A region from the Sander vitreus isolate 19-12246 chromosome 1, sanVit1, whole genome shotgun sequence genome encodes:
- the sdhaf2 gene encoding succinate dehydrogenase assembly factor 2, mitochondrial isoform X3 translates to MLSFVVAKRLVAGMCQAAWRPAVTGLVSCRGYRGDSPDDTRGDLIEMPLPPWEERPGEPADIKKKRLLYESRKRGMLENCILLSLFAKRYLNTMSEKQLLQYDRLINEPSNDWDIYYWATEAQPTPDVYQGEVMDMLKEFTKNRDHEQRLDAPSLEYLEKESQ, encoded by the exons ATGCTCTCTTTTGTTGTTGCGAAAAGA CTGGTGGCAGGTATGTGCCAGGCAGCATGGAGACCAGCAGTCACAGGGCTGGTATCATGTCGTGGTTACCGTGGAGATTCGCCAGATGACACCAGGGGAGACCTGATCGAGATGCCTCTGCCCCCTTGGGAGGAAAGGCCCGGTGAGCCCGCTGATATCAAGAAGAAACGCCTGCTGTATGAGAGTCGCAAGAGGGGCATGTTGGAGAACTGCATTTTGCTCAG CCTTTTTGCAAAGCGATACCTGAACACAATGAGTGAGAAGCAGCTGCTGCAGTATGACAGACTGATTAATGAACCAAGCAATGACTGGGACATCTACTACTGGGCAACAG AAGCTCAGCCCACCCCTGACGTTTATCAAGGAGAGGTCATGGATATGCTGAAGGAGTTCACAAAGAACCGCGACCATGAACAGAGGTTAGATGCGCCCAGCTTGGAGTACCTGGAAAAGGAAAGCCAATGA
- the sdhaf2 gene encoding succinate dehydrogenase assembly factor 2, mitochondrial isoform X4 yields the protein MLSFVVAKRLVAGMCQAAWRPAVTGLVSCRGYRGDSPDDTRGDLIEMPLPPWEERPGEPADIKKKRLLYESRKRGMLENCILLSLFAKRYLNTMSEKQLLQYDRLINEPSNDWDIYYWATATKKSNFPILNSVCNTPKCGKLKSSAHP from the exons ATGCTCTCTTTTGTTGTTGCGAAAAGA CTGGTGGCAGGTATGTGCCAGGCAGCATGGAGACCAGCAGTCACAGGGCTGGTATCATGTCGTGGTTACCGTGGAGATTCGCCAGATGACACCAGGGGAGACCTGATCGAGATGCCTCTGCCCCCTTGGGAGGAAAGGCCCGGTGAGCCCGCTGATATCAAGAAGAAACGCCTGCTGTATGAGAGTCGCAAGAGGGGCATGTTGGAGAACTGCATTTTGCTCAG CCTTTTTGCAAAGCGATACCTGAACACAATGAGTGAGAAGCAGCTGCTGCAGTATGACAGACTGATTAATGAACCAAGCAATGACTGGGACATCTACTACTGGGCAACAG CGACAAAGAAATCCAACTTTCCTATTTTAAATTCAGTCTGCAACACACCAAAATGTGGCAAACTCAA AAGCTCAGCCCACCCCTGA
- the sdhaf2 gene encoding succinate dehydrogenase assembly factor 2, mitochondrial isoform X1, producing the protein MLSFVVAKRLVAGMCQAAWRPAVTGLVSCRGYRGDSPDDTRGDLIEMPLPPWEERPGEPADIKKKRLLYESRKRGMLENCILLSLFAKRYLNTMSEKQLLQYDRLINEPSNDWDIYYWATATKKSNFPILNSVCNTPKCGKLKTAEKNRVSVRKASTMSNWQQPSGKPNTNCCRQAAFTETTSA; encoded by the exons ATGCTCTCTTTTGTTGTTGCGAAAAGA CTGGTGGCAGGTATGTGCCAGGCAGCATGGAGACCAGCAGTCACAGGGCTGGTATCATGTCGTGGTTACCGTGGAGATTCGCCAGATGACACCAGGGGAGACCTGATCGAGATGCCTCTGCCCCCTTGGGAGGAAAGGCCCGGTGAGCCCGCTGATATCAAGAAGAAACGCCTGCTGTATGAGAGTCGCAAGAGGGGCATGTTGGAGAACTGCATTTTGCTCAG CCTTTTTGCAAAGCGATACCTGAACACAATGAGTGAGAAGCAGCTGCTGCAGTATGACAGACTGATTAATGAACCAAGCAATGACTGGGACATCTACTACTGGGCAACAG CGACAAAGAAATCCAACTTTCCTATTTTAAATTCAGTCTGCAACACACCAAAATGTGGCAAACTCAA AACAGCTGAAAAAAACAGAGTCAGTGTAAGAAAAGCATCAACCATGTCCAATTGGCAGCAGCCCTctggaaaaccaaacacaaactgTTGCAGGCAGGCCGCCTTTACTGAAACAACATCTGCATGA
- the sdhaf2 gene encoding succinate dehydrogenase assembly factor 2, mitochondrial isoform X2, which produces MCQAAWRPAVTGLVSCRGYRGDSPDDTRGDLIEMPLPPWEERPGEPADIKKKRLLYESRKRGMLENCILLSLFAKRYLNTMSEKQLLQYDRLINEPSNDWDIYYWATATKKSNFPILNSVCNTPKCGKLKTAEKNRVSVRKASTMSNWQQPSGKPNTNCCRQAAFTETTSA; this is translated from the exons ATGTGCCAGGCAGCATGGAGACCAGCAGTCACAGGGCTGGTATCATGTCGTGGTTACCGTGGAGATTCGCCAGATGACACCAGGGGAGACCTGATCGAGATGCCTCTGCCCCCTTGGGAGGAAAGGCCCGGTGAGCCCGCTGATATCAAGAAGAAACGCCTGCTGTATGAGAGTCGCAAGAGGGGCATGTTGGAGAACTGCATTTTGCTCAG CCTTTTTGCAAAGCGATACCTGAACACAATGAGTGAGAAGCAGCTGCTGCAGTATGACAGACTGATTAATGAACCAAGCAATGACTGGGACATCTACTACTGGGCAACAG CGACAAAGAAATCCAACTTTCCTATTTTAAATTCAGTCTGCAACACACCAAAATGTGGCAAACTCAA AACAGCTGAAAAAAACAGAGTCAGTGTAAGAAAAGCATCAACCATGTCCAATTGGCAGCAGCCCTctggaaaaccaaacacaaactgTTGCAGGCAGGCCGCCTTTACTGAAACAACATCTGCATGA
- the sdhaf2 gene encoding succinate dehydrogenase assembly factor 2, mitochondrial isoform X5: MLSFVVAKRLVAGMCQAAWRPAVTGLVSCRGYRGDSPDDTRGDLIEMPLPPWEERPGEPADIKKKRLLYESRKRGMLENCILLSLFAKRYLNTMSEKQLLQYDRLINEPSNDWDIYYWATATKKSNFPILNSVCNTPKCGKLN; encoded by the exons ATGCTCTCTTTTGTTGTTGCGAAAAGA CTGGTGGCAGGTATGTGCCAGGCAGCATGGAGACCAGCAGTCACAGGGCTGGTATCATGTCGTGGTTACCGTGGAGATTCGCCAGATGACACCAGGGGAGACCTGATCGAGATGCCTCTGCCCCCTTGGGAGGAAAGGCCCGGTGAGCCCGCTGATATCAAGAAGAAACGCCTGCTGTATGAGAGTCGCAAGAGGGGCATGTTGGAGAACTGCATTTTGCTCAG CCTTTTTGCAAAGCGATACCTGAACACAATGAGTGAGAAGCAGCTGCTGCAGTATGACAGACTGATTAATGAACCAAGCAATGACTGGGACATCTACTACTGGGCAACAG CGACAAAGAAATCCAACTTTCCTATTTTAAATTCAGTCTGCAACACACCAAAATGTGGCAAACTCAA CTGA
- the LOC144516423 gene encoding cleavage and polyadenylation specificity factor subunit 7-like — protein MAAAGPAAGPSTSKDLVDLYGDLNQNDDDLDRIAEANELFDAVLTGSVDRDNKVKKHVAPPKEIPSNKEAKSTTVKSQKEGNSLRRLSLYIGNFPWWTSDKDITCMAQTLGVRDIKEIKFAENKVNGQSRGFAEVVVTSEESLKVMLEKIPQCQLNGERIDCRFATRQNLSLFEDLANKRIPLRLNSKDPKDSDTLDKIPSLLSQEPSPPPIPPLFPSHPLANRFPSLPNLYPNHPPPPFPHMPPNIPPPMPPHLFPPHPVHIPIQPPPSLHVNPAFFTPAQDGHSSKAYSQQKHTPQSTDRDFEELMNRNKAVASSAISKAVSGATAGDLRVAMETLLTAIAIIKQSRVYGDERCQALVTSLKDCLVSIQGNYGYRSSSRSGDEERCRDRGRDRERERDREREREDTFGWEGAGMSRRQREHSRSGERDKERSRERERERHRDHRDHRDRYR, from the exons ATGGCTGCTGCAGGACCTGCAGCTGGACCCAGTACCTCGAAGGACCTCGTAGATCTTTACGGTGACCTGAATCAAAACGACGAC GATTTGGACAGAATTGCTGAAGCAAATGAACTTTTTGATGCTGTTCTGACTGGCTCAGTTGATCGGGACAATAAAGTTAAGAAACATGTGGCTCCTCCAAAGGAGATACCATCTAACAAGGAGGCTAAATCAACAACAgtgaaaagccaaaaagaaGGAAACTCACTGAGGAGACTGTCTTTATATATTGGAAATTTCCCCTGG TGGACATCTGATAAGGACATTACATGCATGGCTCAAACATTGGGTGTGAGGGACATCAAAGAGATCAAATTTGCTGAGAACAAAGTTAATGGCCAGTCAAGAGG CTTTGCCGAAGTGGTGGTAACCTCAGAAGAATCATTAAAAGTAATGTTGGAGAAAATACCTCAATGTCAGCTCAATGGGGAAAGGATAGACTGCCGTTTTGCCACTCGCCAGAATCTCAGTTTGTTTGAGGACTTGGCAAATAAAC GTATACCCCTGCGTCTGAATTCCAAAGATCCTAAGGACTCAGATACTTTGGATAAGATTCCCTCATTATTATCACAGGAGCCCAGCCCTCCCCCTATACCTCCACTTTTTCCATCACATCCACTTGCAAACAGATTTCCATCATTACCTAACCTTTACCCTAATCATCCACCTCCTCCCTTCCCACATATGCCGCCAAACATCCCTCCGCCCATGCCACCCCATTTGTTCCCTCCTCATCCAGTACATATTCCCATCCAGCCACCTCCCAGTCTGCACGTAAATCCAGCATTCTTCACCCCTGCACAAGACGGGCACAGCAGCAAAGCCTACAGCCAACAAAA ACACACCCCTCAAAGTACAGATCGAGACTTTGAGGAGCTAATGAACAGAAATAAAGCtgtggccagcagtgccatcagcaAAGCTGTGTCTGGAGCAACAGCTG GGGACTTGCGGGTGGCCATGGAGACTCTGTTAACTGCCATTGCCATCATTAAGCAGTCCAGAGTGTATGGAGACGAACGCTGCCAAGCCCTGGTTACCTCACTCAAAGACTGTCTAGTCTCTATTCAGGGCAACTACGGCTACAG GAGTAGCAGTCGTTCTGGGGACGAAGAAAGATGCCGGGACAGGGGTCGTGACAGAGAACGAGAGCGTGACAGGGAACGTGAAAGAGAAGATACTTTTGGTTGGGAAGGTGCGGGAATGTCTCGAAGACAAAGAGAACATTCCCGGAGTGGGGAGAGGGACAAGGAACGCTCACGGGAACGGGAACGGGAAAGGCACAGGGATCACAGAGATCATAGAGACCGATACCGCTAA
- the polr2l gene encoding DNA-directed RNA polymerases I, II, and III subunit RPABC5 produces MIIPVRCFTCGKIVGNKWEAYLGLLQAEYTEGDALDALGLKRYCCRRMLLSHVDLIEKLLNYAPLEK; encoded by the exons ATGATCATCCCTGTCCGGTGCTTCACGTGTGGGAAGATCGTGGGTAACAAGTGGGAAGCATATCTCGGCTTACTTCAAGCCGAGTACACTGAGGG TGATGCCCTTGATGCCCTGGGCCTGAAGAGATACTGTTGTCGGCGGATGCTCCTTTCTCATGTGGATCTTATTGAGAAATTGTTGAATTATGCTCCACTGGAGAAGTGA